A region of Fimbriimonadaceae bacterium DNA encodes the following proteins:
- the xpsE_2 gene encoding Type II secretion system protein E: MLTGELFVEEGLITNDQLRLAEDKQRELGGTEPIARVLVSMGLVSERDRVRCTGKAWGIPFEDLSQTSPSPDALQLLSPQVAKRFKSLPLRIVDGRLIVAMANPLDIFVIDELRLTTGLEIEPAIAVEEDLAAALSNHFKVDINVNDALAGVMKDFDGTMELSSSEPDDLSEDELREMGEDAPIIRLATLIVNQAVADKASDIHIEPRKDGITVRFRIDGVMIQAMTLPKKVVAPLTSRFKIMSNMDIAEKRVPQDNRISAVIGGKEYDFRVSTLPVVYGEKIVLRVLDKGGINVGLSKLGFLPHNLKTLEDLSSRSYGIVLVTGPTGSGKSTTLYSMLNKVNTGESNIITIEDPVEYELSGINQCNVNNRAGMTFAAGLRAMLRQDPDIIMVGEMRDKETATIAMEAALTGHFVLSTLHTNDAPSAPTRLIDMEVEPFLISSSLVGVLAQRLVRQICLNCKESYMASRESLIRYGFPVPEDVGMETGGEITLFKGAGCDHCKGTGYKGRTGVHELMELNDDIRDQILHKSPSHILRQLAVQNGMKTLQVDAVSKILMGVTTVDEVLRVIYA; the protein is encoded by the coding sequence ATGCTGACAGGGGAGTTGTTTGTGGAGGAAGGGCTGATCACGAACGACCAGCTTCGGCTTGCCGAAGACAAGCAACGCGAGCTCGGCGGTACCGAACCCATTGCCCGGGTTCTCGTCAGCATGGGATTGGTCTCTGAGCGGGACCGCGTACGTTGCACAGGCAAGGCGTGGGGAATTCCGTTCGAAGATCTTTCCCAAACATCTCCGAGCCCCGATGCACTTCAGCTGCTCTCCCCCCAGGTAGCCAAGCGCTTCAAGTCGTTACCGCTCCGAATCGTCGACGGCCGGCTGATCGTCGCGATGGCGAACCCTCTCGACATTTTCGTCATCGACGAACTGAGACTCACGACGGGTCTTGAAATTGAACCGGCGATTGCGGTCGAAGAAGACCTGGCCGCCGCCCTAAGCAACCACTTCAAGGTCGACATCAACGTCAACGATGCCCTCGCAGGCGTGATGAAGGACTTCGACGGAACGATGGAGCTTTCGTCCAGCGAGCCTGACGACCTTAGCGAAGATGAGCTTAGGGAGATGGGTGAGGATGCGCCCATCATCCGACTGGCCACGCTCATCGTTAACCAGGCCGTGGCCGACAAAGCCAGCGATATCCACATCGAACCGAGAAAGGATGGCATCACCGTTCGCTTCCGCATTGATGGCGTGATGATCCAGGCGATGACGTTGCCGAAGAAGGTGGTCGCACCCCTGACCTCCCGTTTCAAGATCATGTCCAACATGGATATCGCCGAGAAGCGAGTCCCCCAAGATAACCGGATTAGCGCTGTCATTGGCGGCAAAGAGTACGACTTTCGCGTTTCAACTCTTCCCGTTGTTTACGGGGAGAAAATTGTCCTCCGGGTGCTCGACAAGGGCGGGATCAACGTGGGGCTATCGAAGCTCGGCTTTCTTCCCCACAACTTGAAAACACTCGAGGACCTGTCGAGCCGCAGCTACGGAATTGTGCTCGTTACCGGCCCGACTGGCTCGGGCAAGTCCACGACCCTGTATTCGATGCTGAACAAGGTCAACACCGGCGAGTCCAACATCATCACGATCGAGGACCCTGTCGAATACGAGCTTTCCGGCATCAACCAGTGCAACGTCAACAATCGCGCAGGCATGACCTTTGCAGCCGGACTGCGGGCGATGCTGCGCCAGGATCCCGACATCATCATGGTCGGCGAGATGCGCGACAAGGAGACCGCGACCATAGCCATGGAGGCCGCGTTAACCGGCCACTTCGTCCTCAGCACGCTGCACACGAACGATGCTCCGTCGGCACCGACTCGATTGATCGACATGGAGGTGGAGCCCTTCTTGATCTCCTCGTCGCTCGTCGGTGTTCTCGCCCAGCGCCTCGTCCGGCAGATCTGTCTGAACTGCAAGGAGTCGTACATGGCTAGCCGCGAAAGCCTAATCCGGTATGGCTTCCCTGTGCCTGAAGATGTCGGCATGGAAACCGGAGGCGAGATCACGCTGTTCAAGGGCGCAGGCTGCGACCACTGCAAGGGAACAGGTTACAAAGGACGAACCGGCGTTCACGAGCTGATGGAGCTTAACGATGATATCCGCGACCAGATTCTCCACAAGTCGCCCAGCCATATCTTAAGGCAGCTTGCGGTTCAAAACGGGATGAAAACGCTTCAGGTCGATGCCGTTAGCAAGATCCTAATGGGAGTTACCACGGTTGATGAGGTTTTGAGGGTGATTTATGCTTAG
- the dinB gene encoding DNA polymerase IV, translating to MRYYLHISLHRFFALALASRQPSLKGSPFVIDADGTVLDLSLEAEIQGVRKGMGLSEARSILPEVRVISYVAAEYEEARATWLDACLLFSNVIEPGEPDEAWIDLTGHPDPAWIAEELVCEVRRASGCLVRAAIAPRKWVARLASSISQPVIGLAEPEINEIAEVFGESGWTKATLKERKGGGFGRAMRRFEASLPVISDVFAFLDPIPTRHLEPVALTHRARLEFLGFRTIGQVARASVAVLRRHFGVEGTAIREAAMGGASDAVRAIYPPDSVSVKRTFEGGCRDAVVLDSALRETAARLACELSERDRVGADLIGVIESETGRIRLQRRMAKPMQAAAPLFRAMQQMMLGQEENWSEGIWGWRWTMPGLQPTKRRQVAFRTMPNVPDKQARAEQAMGGLNAAYGPNRVLRAADVPETRRQRVLRIWGESNGWF from the coding sequence ATGCGCTATTATCTTCACATCTCGCTTCACCGGTTCTTCGCCTTGGCGCTGGCGAGCCGCCAGCCGAGCCTGAAGGGAAGTCCCTTCGTGATCGATGCGGATGGAACGGTACTGGATCTCAGCTTGGAAGCGGAAATCCAAGGCGTTCGCAAGGGAATGGGATTAAGCGAAGCGCGGTCGATCTTGCCGGAAGTTCGGGTGATTTCCTATGTTGCCGCAGAATACGAAGAGGCAAGGGCAACCTGGCTCGATGCCTGCCTGTTGTTCTCCAATGTGATCGAGCCGGGCGAGCCGGACGAGGCGTGGATCGACTTGACCGGTCATCCCGATCCCGCGTGGATCGCCGAGGAGCTGGTTTGCGAAGTTCGCCGCGCTTCCGGCTGTCTGGTGCGGGCGGCGATCGCTCCCCGTAAGTGGGTCGCCCGGCTGGCCTCGTCGATATCGCAGCCGGTGATTGGGCTCGCCGAGCCGGAAATCAACGAGATAGCGGAAGTTTTTGGCGAATCTGGGTGGACCAAAGCGACCTTGAAGGAGCGAAAAGGAGGCGGCTTTGGCCGAGCCATGCGCCGATTCGAGGCCAGCCTTCCGGTGATCTCCGATGTGTTTGCCTTTTTGGATCCGATTCCCACCCGCCACCTCGAACCGGTGGCCTTGACCCATCGTGCTCGGCTGGAATTCCTGGGCTTCCGAACGATCGGCCAGGTTGCCCGAGCCTCGGTGGCGGTGCTGCGCCGTCATTTCGGGGTCGAAGGGACGGCGATTCGGGAAGCAGCGATGGGCGGAGCTTCCGATGCTGTCCGAGCGATTTACCCCCCTGATTCGGTGAGTGTCAAGCGGACCTTCGAGGGCGGCTGCCGCGATGCGGTCGTCCTCGATTCCGCCCTGCGGGAGACGGCGGCGCGGCTGGCGTGCGAGCTCAGCGAGCGGGATCGGGTCGGGGCCGATCTGATTGGGGTGATCGAGTCGGAAACCGGGCGAATCCGACTCCAACGTCGGATGGCCAAGCCGATGCAGGCAGCGGCGCCCCTTTTCCGGGCGATGCAGCAGATGATGCTGGGTCAGGAAGAGAACTGGTCGGAAGGGATCTGGGGATGGCGTTGGACAATGCCCGGGCTCCAGCCGACTAAGCGGCGGCAGGTTGCCTTTAGGACGATGCCGAACGTGCCCGACAAGCAGGCTCGGGCCGAACAGGCAATGGGCGGATTGAATGCGGCCTATGGGCCGAACCGGGTGCTGCGGGCGGCGGATGTGCCGGAAACCCGGCGTCAGCGGGTGCTCCGCATTTGGGGCGAATCAAATGGCTGGTTCTGA
- the dnaE1 gene encoding DNA polymerase III subunit alpha, with amino-acid sequence MAGSERLIARWREIGAWWADEPTLEVARYLDKRGIRREVQRVLSPDSSPSSEEPGGPLRGPRRHDRRWDNVREPDHRDEWSLRPRKVRDEKVSYACGKVVKGRGEEYAAFLRGLGHSGNPKAYAPLHVMSGYAFGRSVMFAEQIARTAAHYGLPAAAITDPFSLVGAVEFAHEASKLGVKPLIGASLEIEDGGEIVLIARSKLGYRSLSMLITACLLEEPRQFPLATWTRLERHSQDLVCLTGGDLGPLNRRLVSRDFERAEEIGRRLVALYGGDNVFVEIERSYLPWEIAVNGRLLELAEHLGLKAVAGGVVTHARPEEFPAQDILTCAETLCTVDEVIGRKPQRHTSQPQVKPTPRRALNAERFFRSPDEMVAIFGDRPDLLAATLAVADRCDDNVLPDRTRLPQIFDNPNQVLRDATWAGAAHRYRMMPPELKKRIHEELDRISRLNFADHFLVMWDACRWAGEQNILFSGRGSVVDSVVSYCLGFSRIDAFRHNLLFDRFLPEDGSKRPDIDVDFEAKRRDDVRNYLSGKYGERHVATVCAVGALCTRGIVRDVGKALGLPTAVIGFLAKRVHGGVAPEYLEKALMTRPELRGSHIPRERFRWVFQLAKELADVPRNMRAHSSGVVISSVPIEETVPVMWSASDGLGDNHLRIMQWDKRSTKHFFDKFDILCLRGQDVLSGTQNRVRETIPDFNVEHAPLEDEDAYRAMRSGNLIGIPQSASPAMRQAHIRLKTQDLVDASLVQAGIRPGVGGAVKINELIARRRGKPYTFEHPDLESILGHTYGIIVFQEQVDQLLQTFCGYSSGEAEDIRDKIHKRRREDYGQVIRDEVLERIRSRGYSASVAENVFELVAGFKGYGFAQGHALAFAEISIRSIFCQQNFPAEYFAALLQAQPAGYYGPTTIANEARSRGVAMLPVDVNLSSEDFQVEDVQSEMDPKIVLPRAGIRTSLTQVAGLSEATRKRIVAWQIAAGPAKEHLASLAELQQAPVQTEVRR; translated from the coding sequence ATGGCTGGTTCTGAACGGCTAATTGCCCGATGGCGCGAAATCGGCGCCTGGTGGGCGGACGAACCGACGCTGGAGGTCGCACGCTATCTCGATAAGCGAGGCATTCGGCGGGAGGTTCAACGGGTCTTGTCCCCGGATTCTTCACCGTCCTCCGAAGAACCGGGGGGCCCGTTGAGAGGGCCACGACGGCACGATCGGCGCTGGGATAACGTCCGCGAGCCGGATCATCGTGACGAATGGTCGTTGCGCCCACGAAAGGTACGCGATGAAAAGGTGTCCTATGCCTGCGGCAAGGTGGTGAAGGGAAGAGGCGAAGAGTATGCCGCCTTTTTGCGCGGTCTCGGCCACTCGGGCAATCCCAAGGCCTACGCGCCGCTCCACGTCATGAGCGGCTATGCCTTCGGCCGTAGCGTCATGTTTGCCGAGCAGATCGCCCGAACCGCCGCTCACTACGGTCTGCCCGCCGCCGCGATCACCGATCCGTTTTCCCTTGTTGGCGCGGTCGAGTTCGCCCATGAGGCGTCCAAGCTCGGCGTCAAGCCTCTGATCGGCGCTTCTCTGGAAATAGAGGATGGCGGTGAGATCGTGCTGATCGCCCGCAGCAAGCTGGGCTACCGTAGCCTGTCGATGCTGATAACGGCCTGCCTCCTGGAGGAGCCTCGCCAGTTCCCCTTGGCTACTTGGACGCGGTTGGAACGCCATTCCCAAGATCTCGTCTGCTTGACCGGAGGCGACTTGGGGCCGCTCAACCGCCGGCTGGTATCGCGCGATTTCGAGCGCGCAGAGGAAATTGGTCGGCGCTTGGTTGCCCTGTATGGCGGCGACAACGTCTTCGTCGAGATCGAGCGCAGCTATCTTCCTTGGGAGATTGCGGTGAACGGACGCCTTTTGGAATTGGCCGAACACCTTGGACTCAAAGCGGTCGCCGGCGGTGTGGTAACCCATGCCCGGCCGGAGGAGTTTCCCGCCCAAGACATCCTCACCTGCGCAGAAACGCTCTGTACGGTTGACGAAGTGATCGGGCGCAAACCACAGCGCCATACCTCTCAGCCCCAGGTCAAGCCGACCCCTCGTCGAGCCCTCAACGCCGAGCGATTCTTTCGAAGCCCCGATGAGATGGTGGCGATTTTTGGTGATCGCCCCGATCTGCTTGCGGCCACCTTGGCAGTGGCAGATCGCTGTGACGACAATGTGCTGCCCGACCGGACGCGGCTGCCTCAGATCTTCGATAACCCCAACCAGGTTCTGAGGGATGCCACTTGGGCAGGTGCTGCTCATCGCTATCGCATGATGCCGCCCGAGCTCAAAAAACGGATTCACGAGGAGTTGGACCGGATTAGCCGGCTGAACTTTGCCGACCACTTTCTGGTGATGTGGGATGCCTGCCGGTGGGCCGGCGAACAGAACATCCTCTTCAGCGGACGAGGATCGGTGGTGGATTCCGTGGTTTCCTACTGCCTGGGATTCTCACGGATCGACGCCTTTCGCCACAATCTGCTGTTTGACCGCTTCTTGCCCGAAGATGGCAGCAAACGTCCCGATATCGACGTCGATTTCGAGGCGAAGCGGCGCGACGACGTCCGCAACTATCTTTCAGGCAAGTACGGTGAGCGTCATGTCGCCACCGTCTGTGCGGTCGGCGCCCTTTGCACGCGGGGGATCGTTCGGGATGTTGGAAAGGCTCTTGGATTGCCGACTGCGGTAATCGGCTTTCTCGCCAAGCGCGTTCATGGCGGGGTCGCACCGGAATATCTTGAGAAGGCGCTGATGACCCGGCCCGAGTTAAGGGGAAGCCACATCCCTCGCGAACGGTTTCGGTGGGTGTTCCAGCTTGCCAAGGAGCTTGCCGACGTGCCTCGGAACATGCGTGCCCATTCTTCCGGAGTCGTGATCTCGTCGGTTCCGATCGAGGAGACCGTGCCGGTGATGTGGTCGGCTTCGGATGGGTTGGGCGACAACCATCTGCGGATCATGCAGTGGGACAAGCGCAGCACCAAGCACTTCTTCGATAAGTTCGACATCCTCTGCTTGCGTGGCCAGGATGTCCTTTCCGGCACGCAGAACCGGGTAAGGGAAACCATCCCCGATTTCAACGTGGAGCATGCTCCCTTGGAGGATGAGGATGCCTACCGGGCGATGCGCTCGGGAAATCTGATCGGCATTCCTCAATCGGCCTCACCCGCGATGCGACAAGCTCATATTCGGCTTAAAACCCAGGATCTGGTTGATGCCAGTCTTGTCCAAGCCGGTATCCGCCCTGGCGTGGGTGGCGCGGTGAAAATCAACGAACTGATCGCCAGGCGGCGCGGCAAGCCCTATACCTTCGAACATCCCGATCTCGAGTCCATCCTCGGCCATACCTATGGGATCATCGTCTTCCAGGAGCAGGTGGATCAGCTCCTGCAGACCTTCTGCGGCTACTCCTCCGGCGAAGCCGAAGATATTCGGGACAAGATCCACAAGCGGCGGCGGGAGGATTACGGCCAGGTTATCCGCGACGAGGTCTTGGAGCGCATTCGATCACGGGGCTATTCCGCTTCAGTGGCTGAGAACGTTTTTGAGCTTGTGGCCGGATTCAAAGGTTACGGCTTTGCCCAAGGGCATGCCCTTGCCTTTGCCGAGATTTCGATCCGGTCGATCTTTTGCCAGCAGAACTTTCCCGCGGAGTACTTTGCGGCTCTGCTGCAGGCCCAGCCCGCCGGCTATTACGGTCCAACCACGATTGCGAACGAGGCGCGCAGTCGAGGGGTGGCGATGCTTCCCGTCGATGTGAACCTCAGCAGTGAGGATTTCCAGGTGGAGGATGTGCAATCGGAAATGGATCCGAAGATCGTGCTGCCACGGGCAGGGATCCGGACGAGTCTGACTCAAGTGGCGGGGCTGTCCGAAGCGACTCGCAAACGCATCGTGGCCTGGCAGATCGCTGCAGGCCCGGCAAAGGAACATCTGGCTAGCCTTGCCGAATTACAGCAAGCCCCGGTTCAGACGGAGGTGAGACGATGA
- the dnaE2 gene encoding Error-prone DNA polymerase, which produces MTLPFASFFDFVAKVRPDRDELESLILCGALDSLHSNRREMLWAIPKAMQWSATIGGEAGSFAMDLPEPTFDPCPEDLTPEERAIQERRILGMDIHRHLMAFERERVQEKGGLTTQEVKKLPDKAKAIVVGNPIRLRFPPTPSGKRVVFFDLEDETGLLNVTCFDAVYRRYGHAIVCSPYITIVGRCQDRDGCPAFLAQQVYPYRSLIEQRIGELQELPLKTADFLVG; this is translated from the coding sequence ATGACGCTGCCATTCGCTTCCTTTTTTGATTTCGTCGCGAAGGTTCGTCCCGACCGGGATGAGCTGGAGTCGCTGATTTTATGCGGGGCCTTGGACTCGCTTCATTCCAACCGACGAGAGATGCTGTGGGCGATTCCGAAGGCCATGCAATGGTCGGCGACGATCGGCGGGGAAGCAGGTTCCTTCGCCATGGACCTGCCGGAACCGACCTTCGACCCGTGTCCTGAAGATTTGACACCGGAAGAGCGGGCGATTCAGGAACGGCGCATTCTCGGCATGGACATCCATCGCCACCTGATGGCCTTCGAACGGGAGCGGGTGCAGGAAAAAGGCGGCCTTACCACCCAGGAGGTGAAGAAACTCCCCGACAAAGCGAAGGCGATCGTAGTCGGCAATCCGATCCGGCTCCGCTTTCCACCCACGCCGAGCGGCAAGCGAGTGGTGTTTTTCGACCTGGAAGACGAAACTGGTCTGCTGAACGTGACCTGCTTCGACGCGGTTTATCGCCGATACGGGCATGCCATCGTCTGTTCGCCCTACATTACGATCGTGGGTCGGTGTCAGGACCGTGACGGCTGCCCCGCCTTTCTCGCCCAGCAGGTTTATCCTTATCGGTCGCTCATCGAACAGCGAATCGGCGAACTGCAGGAGTTGCCGCTCAAGACGGCCGACTTCCTGGTCGGATGA
- the ispG gene encoding 4-hydroxy-3-methylbut-2-en-1-yl diphosphate synthase (ferredoxin), whose translation MNREITYQRRPTSPCRIGPLTIGGGHPVVVQSMITEETRNIEACVDQIISLHQAGCELVRVTTPTLGEAQCVEEIRAKVTEKYQYVPLTADVHHQGTDIAVEAAKHVDEIRLNPGLFVFRKPTNKEEYSAEEHATERQAIEASLLPVIDACKKYARGMRIGVNHGSLAERMLVTHGDTPEGMVESAMEYIRLCEKHDFRNLNVSLKASRVPIMLAANRLFVNQNDKEGMSYPLHLGVTEAGDGEYARVKSTAGIGTLLAEGIGDTIRVSLSEDPINEIPVCYDILQALGLRKTKVEYIACPSCGRTKFDLPKVLYEVREATRHLVGLDIAVMGCIVNGPGEMADADYGYVGKAGGMITLYRKKEVVRNNIPQEEGVNALVQLLKDDGVWADPPLTPKPLHHLQVV comes from the coding sequence ATGAACCGGGAAATCACCTACCAACGGCGCCCAACAAGCCCATGCCGCATCGGGCCCCTTACGATCGGCGGTGGGCATCCGGTGGTCGTCCAGTCGATGATCACCGAAGAGACCCGGAACATCGAAGCCTGTGTGGACCAGATCATCAGCCTCCACCAAGCCGGTTGCGAACTCGTTCGCGTTACCACCCCGACTCTCGGCGAGGCCCAGTGCGTGGAAGAAATCCGAGCGAAAGTCACCGAGAAGTATCAGTACGTCCCGCTCACCGCCGACGTCCACCACCAAGGAACCGACATCGCTGTCGAGGCCGCAAAACACGTAGACGAAATTCGCCTAAATCCCGGGCTCTTCGTCTTCCGCAAGCCAACCAACAAGGAAGAATACAGCGCGGAAGAGCACGCGACCGAACGACAGGCCATCGAGGCGTCACTGCTTCCCGTCATCGATGCCTGCAAGAAGTACGCCCGAGGCATGCGCATCGGCGTTAATCACGGTTCACTCGCCGAACGCATGCTGGTTACCCACGGCGACACCCCAGAAGGCATGGTGGAGAGCGCGATGGAGTACATCCGGCTTTGCGAAAAGCACGATTTCCGCAATCTGAATGTGTCCCTGAAAGCCAGCAGAGTCCCTATCATGCTGGCGGCTAACCGCCTGTTCGTCAACCAGAACGACAAGGAAGGCATGTCCTATCCCCTCCACCTTGGCGTCACCGAGGCAGGAGACGGCGAATATGCCCGAGTCAAAAGTACCGCCGGGATCGGCACGCTGCTCGCGGAAGGAATCGGCGACACGATCAGGGTTTCGCTCAGTGAAGACCCTATCAACGAGATCCCCGTATGCTACGACATTCTGCAGGCCCTCGGCCTGCGGAAGACCAAGGTCGAGTACATTGCATGCCCCAGCTGCGGCAGAACCAAGTTCGACCTTCCCAAAGTGCTCTATGAAGTACGTGAAGCCACTCGGCACCTTGTCGGACTCGACATCGCGGTGATGGGCTGTATCGTCAACGGCCCGGGAGAAATGGCCGACGCGGACTACGGCTACGTTGGCAAAGCGGGCGGCATGATCACGCTGTACCGGAAGAAGGAAGTGGTTCGAAACAACATTCCCCAGGAGGAAGGCGTGAATGCGCTCGTCCAATTGCTGAAGGACGATGGCGTGTGGGCCGATCCGCCGTTGACGCCCAAGCCGTTGCACCACCTTCAAGTCGTCTGA